The Acidobacteriota bacterium genome contains the following window.
AACTGGTCGCTCATAGACTTGATTATCCCAAAGCCCAAAAAGGTTCACAATCAAACGTCATTGGTAACGCTCAATGCTTCATACTCGCTCTCGGTTTCAGCCGGGAGCTCCGCGGTTGCGTTGCGTCCGAGCTGGGAAACGTGCGAACCGTCTCCCGGCTCGTTACTCTGTGGGGTCGCGTCCTGAGTGACAAACCCCGGGGACACCTCACCTCCATCCTTCCCCTCGTCATTGCCGTAATTCTCAAGTGATGACGCGGACTCTTCCCCGAACGATTCCGAGGCTGGAGCCGCGCCGGCCCCGGCTCGAGCATCGCCGTGGTACTCGACGGCGGCTCTCTGCTGTGCAACGGCTATGCTGAGGTCATCGGGAGATTCCAGCGCACCGCGAGCAGCTTCCTGTTGCGCGAGCTTGATAGTGTGCCCTTCCCCCGTCGCGACCGGCCGGCCGCCGACGCGAAGCTCGACGCGAAAAGTCCTGCGGTGGTCCGGACCCAGCACCTCGACTACGGCGTAGTCCGGGCCTGGACCGCCAGCCGCCTGCAGCTTCTCCTGCAAAGCCGACTTGTAGTCTGCTCCGATCATCGAAGCCGGGTCTATGCTCATCAGCTTCTGGCGTAGCTCACGGCGCAGGAACCGTTCGGCGACTGTAATTCCGCCGTCGACGTAGAGCACGCCTATCAGCGCCTCGTAGGCGTCGGCAAGCAGCGCGCGCTTCCGGCGGCCGCCAGTTTTCTCTTCGCCGCGATTCAGCAGGATGTAACTGCCCAGATCCAGCTCTTCGGCGATCTCAACGAGTCTGGACTCGCTGACAAGGTGGGCCTTCATCTTCGACAGCTTACCTTCCGACAAATCGGGGAAGCGCTCGAGCAGCCACGCGCTCACAACGAAGCCGAGTACAGAATCGCCTAAAAATTCCAGAGCTTCATTGTGCTGGCAGTTTTCTTCCGCGTGCTCATTTGCGAACGAGCGATGAGTGAGAGCGCGATCCAGCAGGGCGCGCGACCGGAATGAATAACCGATCTTTTGCTCGAGTTCAGAAAGCAGTTTTTCGCGTTCGAGTAGAATCATTTTAATCGGCGCAAACGCATTCACAATATATCACAAAGAGCGAGAAGCCGTTACCCTAAGGAGCACAGACTCTACTAGTCTGTATGGCCACGGCGCCGACGTGTGTTTGCTCCTCGGCGATCCGAAACGCAAGAAGCCAGCCCAATGCGGGGCTGGCTTCATTGCAGGCGATGTACCTCTTGTAAACCGGCCGATCAAGGCTTCGTCGCAACGGAAACCGTGTTGCCAGAGCTCGCGGGTGGCGTAGACTTGTTCTGATCGATCAGCTTGTCCAGACCATCGGTCGAGTCGTTGTGCCTGTACTTATATAGATCCGTAAGCGCTTTAAGGATCTTCGCGCGCGTGTCGGCACTGTAATCCTTCTTGTCCGCGGTCAGCCCCAGGAATCGGGCCCAGCAGGTTATTACCCCGTCAGCCTCTTTGTTCACTACTTCCAGCGCGGCCTTTACCTCAGGTTTGGGGTCGGCAGCGTCGCGATCCGCTTCTGGTATCGCCTGATACTTTTGAGCGGCGGCAGCGTATTTATCGTTGTGAATCCTGCCGCAGTGGAAGAAGAACGTCGGATTCGAAGGCTCAAGCACCCCTGCCTTTTCATACTCCGCCAGCGTCTTGTCGATGTTCTTGTCGTGCTCGTAGACAATGGCCAGCGTCCCATGCATGTAAGCAAGCGTTACGTTCTTGTTGAAGGCCGGGCCGGCGCCGGTCGGCACCTTGCCCGCTTCGATAAGGCGAATGGCGCGCTCGGCAAAATCGGCTGCCTCGGCAGAGTGCGCGTAATTTGCCGGGGTGGCGGACAATTCGTTCGTCCGTATCTGGACAACCATCGCCGACAGATAGTCGAGATTGTCCGGGTCTCCCGCGAGCACCTCTTTGCCGATGCGAACTATCTCAGCGATATTCTTCGCCTTGGCCGCCTCCTGGAACATCATTCCGCGGACCTGTGGAACCCACTTAGTCTTGAGATACTCCGCATACTTGCCGCTAGAGAACTTCTCCAAGTATGCCTTGGCCAGTTCCATCGCCTTGGGGTAGTCCTTGGTGTTGTTCGCTTCAAACCACGCCTTGTAGGCCGCAGCCTCTTCGGGTGTGGGGTCCTGCGAGACCGGCACCGGCAGCATCATCTTCGCCGAAGCGAGGGGCACAAACAGCGCCAGCGAAAACGTGAGAGCTGCCATCATTATTATTGATCTTTTCATCAGACGATACTCCTCCTGAAATGTTTGACTCCAAGCGAATCGTTAAAGGAATCTCCGCAATACCGTCGTGTTATGCTGAATTTAGTGCAACTCTGGGATGCGTGTGAAGCAGTCGGAGTTGCTGACCACGACTCACGGGAAAAGCGCAGCCTGCATAGTGGCACGCAGCAATATTTCTTGTCAAGCAATCAGAACTGCTCGCGACCTTCAAGTCCCCGGCGTCGCAGCCGAACTGCCAGTCAGTCTAAGCAGAAACTTGTACAACTCAGGATCGCCCGTCAACAACTCGCGATTGGTGTGCCGCCCGGTCACTCCCGCGGAGGGCCGTTTGCGGTCCGAAATGAAGGCTTCGTAACCCTGAGCGAAGTACTCGTATTCGTTTGCCGCTGCGTAGTAGTCCAGTGTTCGACCTTCACGCCGGGCTCGCTCGTATAGCCTGCGAATCTCTTTCACTTCGCCCGTTCCCATAACGGCGATGTGAACCTGATGCGCGAACTCGTGCGCGATAGTGTTGAAGCCGCCACGCGCCGCCTGCTCCAGGTACTCGATGCCCGAAACAGTGACTCGGCCTCCCACCCCTCGAATGCTCGCGTAGTAGCGGCCATCGAAGGTTTTCTCGCCGGCCACGTCAGCGAAGCCGCGCAGGTCCCCCGGCCGTTGATCGAATGAGAGCAAGTAGTGACGCGCCTTCTTGCGCGCGAGCTTCGGCAGAAAACCTGAGAGCGGCGCAACCGCTAGATCAATCACTGCCTGCTGACTCCTGGTTAGCGAACTATAGTTCGGGAAGATTTCTCGCGTGAGCGCGTAAGCAGGAGGCGCGGGCCGCCCATAAAACACCGCCGCGAAATCAGTCGCTCCTATCTCTATCCGCGCCCGCTCGTTGATGCCCCGATAGGCGCAACTGAGTTCCAGATGAGCGAGTGCGCCATCAGGATCCACCGCCGTGGCAAGCTTCGCCGCGACGGCCGCTCGCTCGCACTCACCTTGCCTCAACCATACATCGGCAAGGCCGATCAACGCGCCGTAGTATCGCGGCTCGATGCACAGCGCGGCCTCGAACTCCGCAACTGCCTTTGTGAGTTCTCCTTCTTGCTTCAGCAGCCGGCCGTTCAGGTAATGCGCACGCGCTTGTTGGGACACGCTTTGCCGGTAGCCCGTTTGACCGTCGAGATACTGCGACAACACGCGGCGCCCGCCAACGTTGAACGGATCCAGCGCGACTACGCGCCGCGCCAATGAGCGGGCTTCGTCGGCCTTCCGCTCACTCGACTTCACACACGCGAGCAGATACAGCGCGTCAACGCTGTAAGCGTCCAGCGCGACGGCGCGCCCGGCTTCCTCGGATGCTTCAGACTCCTTTTTGCTCTCCAGCAGCACGCGAGCAAGCATCGCGTGCGCGTGGCTGTTTTGCGGTTCTCGCGCCAGACACTCGCGGAGGCTCTCGGTCGCGTGAACGTAATTCCCTTCGAGCAAATCCACCCCCGCCAGTCCGATGATTGACGCCATCTTCGATGCCGGGAGATTGAGTGCGCTTTCAAAGTAGCGCCGCGCTCGGGCCGGCTCTTCCGCGGCGAGATAGACCGAGCCGTATTCGTTGAGCACATCTGCTGAGTTCGGATGCTCTCTGGCCGCTTTGTCGAGCAGGCTGATCGCGCGTGCGTACTCGAGCCTGGCCCGTGCAATGCGAGCCAGCCCCACTGCTGCATCCAGACTCGCCGGCTCCAGTGCCTTAGCTTCATGGAACGCAGCTTCGGCGGAGTCGAGGTTCCACTTTCGGCGCAGCTCTTCAGCTCGTCTCAATGCCTCGGTTGCCAATTTGGGCGGCGTTTCGCCTGGTGTCTCCCAAGGCGTATAGTTGCCCAGCGTCTCGATACCCAACGCACTCGCGATCGGCAACCGTGCGGCACACAGCAGCAACGCAACGCCAAGAACGGAGCCGAAAAACGTGTATCGAGTTTTCTGATTGCGCTTAATCATCATCCCTAATGCTCATGTCGCTCAGGTTTGCCCCAATAGGTTGCGCGCCGGCTTCACCGAGTCGTCACCTGGTTGCTTCAGACCAACATCGGAAGCTACCTCCCGCAGCGAAGCGATAATGAAGTCGATGTGCTCGCCAAGGTCCACAGCCAGCTCCTCGGCGCCTTCATACACCTCATCGCGATTGACCGTGCGTGCGAATGCTTTGTCCTTGAGTTTTTTCTTCACCGACTTTGATTCAAGGTCCCAGATGCCGTTCGGCCGCACGAGCGCGCACGCGACGATGAAGCCGGTTAGTTCGTCGCGCGCATAAAGCCCGCGCGCGAGCAGAGAGTCGCGCGGAACGCCGGTGTAGTTCGCGTGCCCGAGAATCGCCCTCCGGAGCTCATCGCTGTAGCCGCGCTCTTGGAGGATCTCAGAACCTTTCATGGGATGATCCGGAGGATTTGGGTACATCTCATAATCGAAATCGTGCAGCATTCCGGTCAATCCCCATTTGTCTTCGTCCTCGCCCAAACGCCGAGCGTATGTTCTCATCACGGCTTCTACCGCCAGAGCGTGCTTCCGCAGCGATTCACCCTTTGTATATTCGCAGAGCAGATTCCATGCATCG
Protein-coding sequences here:
- a CDS encoding tetratricopeptide repeat protein, which encodes MMIKRNQKTRYTFFGSVLGVALLLCAARLPIASALGIETLGNYTPWETPGETPPKLATEALRRAEELRRKWNLDSAEAAFHEAKALEPASLDAAVGLARIARARLEYARAISLLDKAAREHPNSADVLNEYGSVYLAAEEPARARRYFESALNLPASKMASIIGLAGVDLLEGNYVHATESLRECLAREPQNSHAHAMLARVLLESKKESEASEEAGRAVALDAYSVDALYLLACVKSSERKADEARSLARRVVALDPFNVGGRRVLSQYLDGQTGYRQSVSQQARAHYLNGRLLKQEGELTKAVAEFEAALCIEPRYYGALIGLADVWLRQGECERAAVAAKLATAVDPDGALAHLELSCAYRGINERARIEIGATDFAAVFYGRPAPPAYALTREIFPNYSSLTRSQQAVIDLAVAPLSGFLPKLARKKARHYLLSFDQRPGDLRGFADVAGEKTFDGRYYASIRGVGGRVTVSGIEYLEQAARGGFNTIAHEFAHQVHIAVMGTGEVKEIRRLYERARREGRTLDYYAAANEYEYFAQGYEAFISDRKRPSAGVTGRHTNRELLTGDPELYKFLLRLTGSSAATPGT
- the rnc gene encoding ribonuclease III; this encodes MILLEREKLLSELEQKIGYSFRSRALLDRALTHRSFANEHAEENCQHNEALEFLGDSVLGFVVSAWLLERFPDLSEGKLSKMKAHLVSESRLVEIAEELDLGSYILLNRGEEKTGGRRKRALLADAYEALIGVLYVDGGITVAERFLRRELRQKLMSIDPASMIGADYKSALQEKLQAAGGPGPDYAVVEVLGPDHRRTFRVELRVGGRPVATGEGHTIKLAQQEAARGALESPDDLSIAVAQQRAAVEYHGDARAGAGAAPASESFGEESASSLENYGNDEGKDGGEVSPGFVTQDATPQSNEPGDGSHVSQLGRNATAELPAETESEYEALSVTNDV
- a CDS encoding HDIG domain-containing metalloprotein, translated to MPARDDAWNLLCEYTKGESLRKHALAVEAVMRTYARRLGEDEDKWGLTGMLHDFDYEMYPNPPDHPMKGSEILQERGYSDELRRAILGHANYTGVPRDSLLARGLYARDELTGFIVACALVRPNGIWDLESKSVKKKLKDKAFARTVNRDEVYEGAEELAVDLGEHIDFIIASLREVASDVGLKQPGDDSVKPARNLLGQT